The stretch of DNA TCAACTACTGTTAAAAATTCCAATATGGGCATATTTGATTTTCAATGGAATAGAGAGTGTACTAAAGGTAATGTTGCCCCTACAGGAATTTATTTTGTGGTTATTCAAACAGGTGAGCAGGTGTTTGCGGAGAAGTTAGTTTTATTCTAAAGAAAAAAAGATAGCCTTTTAGCTTAATCTTTAGCTGCACCAATAGTTGCCACCGAAACAACTGTCCCTTCTATCTCTAAAACAGTGTGGATACACGCCTCTAAAGTTGAGCCAGTGGTTATAATATCATCGACAAGCAAAATATGTTTATCGCGGATTGCTTGGGGGTCAACGACTTTAAAGATATTTTCTACATTTTTCCACCGCTCAAATTTGCTCTTTTTGGTTTGAGTTGAAGTTTCAAGCGTTCGCTGTACCGATTTGGTATTGACGGGTTTACCCATCGCTTTTCCAATCCCTTGTGCAATCCACTCAGCTTGGTTGTAACCGCGTTTTCTCTCTTTTTTGATGTGTAATGGAATGGGAACTATTACGTCTATTTCATTGAATACAGAGTTTTTAAGTTCGTTACCAAATTCATGACCTAAAACAAACCCTATCTCCTTTTGTCCATGATATTTTAATTTGAATATCATTTGTTGTAACTTGCTTTCTTTGTGGTAAAAACAATACGCTGTAGCATATCTTACTAACACCCTACCCCAAAATATTTGCTCAATTACATTATCACGTTGGTTATGAAAATTTGTGCGATGCAAATTGTACAAACAGTGTAAACAAACCTGACTTTCGCCCTTTATTAATGGATTGCCACAGCCTGCACAAAGCCTTGGATAAAAGAGATTTACTACATCCTCAAAAATTGATATTTCACGTAATTTTACCACTGTGGAGTTACTGCGTTTTCGTAATGTTTAATCCAATGTTTATTGCCTTTTACATATATCGAAATCAGGTCAATTCGTGATTCCATTTCAATATCATTTGCTTTTATATAAGTGTCAGCAGCATTTATAAGCTGCTTTTGTTTGGCACGCGTCATACTATCTTCGGGCGTTGATATCGGACTTGGTGTACGTGTTTTTACTTCAACAAATACCAACGTATTATCCTTAACTGCAATAATATCAACCTCGTATTTTCTGAAACGCCAATTGGTACACCTAATTTGAAATCCTGCGTTTCTTAAATATTTAAGGGCTAACTCTTCGCCATATTTACCTAAATCGTTGTGTTCAGCCATTGTAACTTAGCTTTACTTTTTCTTTTCCAACCTCTATGGTAGCCGAAGCTCCATGCAAGAATGGCAAATTATAATCTATATGACCAAATGGAGCATCGAATGCCCTAACATTGATTTGGTTGATATTGGAATACCGCTCAATAATTTCGTTTGCCGTCATTCCGAAGTTTATGGTATTATCGTTCATTTTGGTAAACTGTCCGGAAATTAGGGCTGCTAAATTCTTAAATTTTCCCCCGATATGAAAGTTAACACACATTCTATCAATATGATACAAATATTCGTCTATATCCTCTAACAGCAAAATAGTGTCGGTTGTATCAATATCGTACTTAGTTCCACGCAACGAGTAAATAACCGATAAGTTTCCGCCAACAATATTACCTTTGGCAATACCCTGAACATCTTTATCGCTTTTACACCACTGTATTGACTCATACTTACCAGTTAAATACGAAAACATTAATTTAAGAGAAGCTCCATTTTCTTTGGTATCGTTGACATTTATGGGCATTGGAGCGTGCATACTTATTAACCCCTCATTGTATAACGCTGCGTGTAAGGCTGTTATATCACTAAAGCCGATTATCCATTTTGGATTTTTCTTTAGAGCCGAAAAATCAATCATATCTAAAATTCTCGCCGTACCATAGCCTCCCCGTGCACACCAAATTGCTTTAACGTGAGGGTCATTTATAGCGTTCTGTAAATCTTCGGCACGCTCATTGTCTGTTCCTCCAAACTGATGGTCAACACTGCCAATCGTTTTTCCGTATTCTACTTTAAAACCTATATTTTCAATCCATTCAGCAGCTTTCAAAATTTCACTCAACACCACTGAACGTGCTGTACATACAATTCTTACAGTATCGCCTTGCTTTAATGACTGTGGAAAACTTAATGGTGTTTGGTTCATCATGTTTGTGGACAGTTACATTGAAATCTCAAGTCAAAAGTAAAACATATTTTTGTTATACCAGTTGTTATTTTATAAAAGTCCATTCTTTTATAAAATTTTACAATGGTTAATGCCGATGTAAAATACACATACCCAAAAGAAAGATAACTGGTTTACACATACTTCGGATTCCGATGGTTCAACAACCATCGAAGTGCGATTATTGT from Bacteroidales bacterium encodes:
- a CDS encoding ComF family protein gives rise to the protein MIFKLKYHGQKEIGFVLGHEFGNELKNSVFNEIDVIVPIPLHIKKERKRGYNQAEWIAQGIGKAMGKPVNTKSVQRTLETSTQTKKSKFERWKNVENIFKVVDPQAIRDKHILLVDDIITTGSTLEACIHTVLEIEGTVVSVATIGAAKD
- a CDS encoding YraN family protein — protein: MAEHNDLGKYGEELALKYLRNAGFQIRCTNWRFRKYEVDIIAVKDNTLVFVEVKTRTPSPISTPEDSMTRAKQKQLINAADTYIKANDIEMESRIDLISIYVKGNKHWIKHYENAVTPQW
- a CDS encoding LD-carboxypeptidase codes for the protein MMNQTPLSFPQSLKQGDTVRIVCTARSVVLSEILKAAEWIENIGFKVEYGKTIGSVDHQFGGTDNERAEDLQNAINDPHVKAIWCARGGYGTARILDMIDFSALKKNPKWIIGFSDITALHAALYNEGLISMHAPMPINVNDTKENGASLKLMFSYLTGKYESIQWCKSDKDVQGIAKGNIVGGNLSVIYSLRGTKYDIDTTDTILLLEDIDEYLYHIDRMCVNFHIGGKFKNLAALISGQFTKMNDNTINFGMTANEIIERYSNINQINVRAFDAPFGHIDYNLPFLHGASATIEVGKEKVKLSYNG